CCCTATCGTTCTGGCACTGGCGACGATCCAGCTAAAATTGCGGCCAATGTTCATTTAATGGAATCGTATGTGTTGCCATTGTTCAATGCTGGCCATTTGCCAGTGCTTGGCGAGTGGTTGGCCTTGCCAATGGTCGATTTGGCTGGCTCTAAACGGATTGGCGATGAGATCTTTAATGCGATTTTCCACCCAATTGCTGAGCGCTTGGTAATTCGTTGCGATGCGGTGTTGCGGGTTGGCGGGCCTTCGGCAGGTGCTGATCAGATGCTTGAACTGGCCAAAGCCCATGGTCGCCAATGCTTTGAGCGTTTGCAAGATATTCCTGGCTGTAGCGAGTTGATCGATCCCCAAGAATATTAGGAATGGTGCTACATGAGTGCAAATAGCGAATGGCCTGAATTAAACGCTCAATCCAATGCTGTTTGGGAAACCAACGCCGAGCATTGGGATAGCGCGATGGGCCAAGATGGTAACCGTTTTCATTTGCAATTGGTGCGGCCTGCGATGTTGAGTTTGTTGGAGTTACAAACGGCGCAGCGTGTACTTGATATTGGTTGTGGGAACGGTCTTTTTGCACGACATTTGGCGGAATTAGGTGCAACGGTGCTGGCAGTTGATGCTAGCACCAGCTTAATTGAACGTGCCAAGCAGTATCCAAGCCCGGCTATGCTCGAATATCAAGTTGTTGATGCCACCGATTTCGCGCAATTGCTGGCTTTAGGGGCTGCAAGCTTTGATGCCCTGGTTTCAACGATGGTGCTGATGGATTTGCCCACGATTGAGCCTTTATTTCAAGCAGCAGCCAAATTGCTCAAATCGCAAGGCCGTTTTGTGCTGGCAACGGTGCATCCATGTTTTCAAACTCCGCAAAGCCGCAAAATTGTTGAGCAATTTGAAAATGCCCAAGGCGAAGTTGAAACCCATGCGCGACTACAGATTGGCAGCTATCTCACGCCAACAGTGCATCAAGGAGTGGGGGTGGCAGGTCAACCAGTTGCTCAATTCAACTTTCATCGTTCATTGACGAGTTTGCTTGGGGTTGCATTTGCAGCGGGATTTGTGCTTGATGGATTGTTAGAGCCAAGCTATCCCCCTACTACAGCCAGCACTCACCCGTTCTCATGGGCCAATTTTAGTGAAATTCCCCCAGTTTTGGTGCTGCGCCTACGGTTACGCTAGATCAAACCAACTGCAATAAATCGCGTAAATCGTGCAGAATTGGGCAATCGGCTTTGGGAATGCGCTTGTGACGGTCGATTAATGCTGCTTGCATGCCAACTGCGCGAGCGCCCAATACATCAGCATAATAACTATCGCCAATATGAATAATCTGATCGGCGGCAACACCAGAGCGCTTGATCGCCAGTTGATACAGGTCGGTCATGGGTTTGGCATAGCCGGCATCCGCCGAAATAACCGCAAAATCGAAGTAGGGCAACAGTTTGTTGTAGGTCAGAATAGGCCGTAAACTGCTGGCCCAATCCGAGACAATCCCAATTCGAATGCCTTTGGCCTGCAAACTATCGAGGGTTTCGCGCACATCATTGAAGGGAACCCAATTTTCGGGCTGCTCGTAGTGCGCAATCAAGCGATCGCCAAGCAGCGCGTGATCAAGCGTTGGATCGATTTGATCGAATAGGTGTTGATAGAATTCTAGCCAAAGCGTGCGAATCGTGGCATCGGAACTCCAATCGTTATTATCGAGCGAATGATAACGCTGATGATACCAACGATTAGTCGCTTTTCGGGCATCGCGAATCAGGCTGGGTTCAACCTGCAAGCCCAATTCTTGCAGCACCTCACCAATTAAATCGTGAGCATCAACCCGCTCATCGAGCAAGGTAAAGCCTACATCAAAACAGACTACCGGAAAACGCAGCATTGCAACCTCAATTTAATAAATAACAGGGACACGGAAATTTCCGTGTCCCTGAGGGTCGATTGGCTTCGTTCAGAACTAACCGAAGAAATCGACGTTCTTTTGGGTGTATGAGGCCCATTGTTCGGGCACGCTGTCGCTTGAGAAAATTGCGCTGACTGGGCATTCTGGTTCGCAAGCGCCACAATCGATACATTCGTCGGGGTTGATATAGTATTGGTCTTCACCTTCATAGATACAGTCAACTGGGCAAACTTTGACACAGGCTGAATCTTTGGTGCCGACACATGGTTCTGCAATTACGTAGGCCATTGTGGATACTCCTTCGCGCTGGGGCGTAAACTTCATACTTATTTTCTAACTCTAGTGTAGCAAGCTCCTCGCCATGCTTCTGTAACTTTAGTCACATAATGAGAATGATTCTAATAAAGACGGTAAAATCAGGCTTTTTAGTCTATATTCAAGCCATTCCGATCTTTACCTTCCCCTTCGTGCTGTTCGCGTTCTTAGCGGTTTCGTGCTGACTAGACCCTTGTCCCTTCATAATCTCTGTGATTGTCTGTCGCCCGATCTCCGATCCCTGACAACTGATCCCTCATCCATCCTACTAACTAGCCTCGTATCTAGGGAAGCGACTTGCCCCAATATGCTACAATAGCCCAATTATGTGATTGTTCCTGCAATGAGGGTAGTGCATGTCAACCTATGTCATCGACGGACAGGAACTGCATATCCGCGATAATCGCCGTAATGCCCCCGTCGCGCTCTTAATTCATGGCTGGTCGAGTTCCTGGTTTACTTGGACTCCCCTGTTGCAAGCGCTTGGCACGCGCTATTCGTATATGGCGGTCGATTTGCCTGGTTATGGGCGTTCGCCTGCGCCCAAACACCCAATTACGATCGATTGGTATGCCGATTTGATGGCCAAATTGATTGAGGAAGCCAGTGATCGGCCTGTGGTGGTGCTTGGACACTCGATGGGTGGCCAAATTGCTATGACTTTAGCTTTGCGTCACCCAATGCTGGTTGAACGTTTGATTTTGCTCAATCCAGTCGTTAGCGGGCGACTATCAACCTTTATCAATTTGTTTGTGGCTCCGCATATTTTGCTCGAACGTACCAGATTGGGCGGCAAAATTCTGAGCTACCTCGAAAATACGCCTTTAAGCTATATCAATCAGTTGATGAAGCCGATTCTCTTTGCTGAACGCGCCGCAATTTCGCAGCAAGATTATGATCGGATTCGCGCTGATGCACGGCGACCAGGCCAAGGCAGAGTTCGTGCTGCCTGCTATGAAGCCATGAAAATGGGCGATCTGCGCGGCAAACTCAAGCAAATTCAACCGCCAGCTCAAGTGATTTGGGGTGCTGAAGATAACACTGTGCCGTTGCGTGATGCTGGCGCGGTTGCTGACGAATGGCCCCAAGCTGACTTGCGTTTGATTCCGAATGCTGGGCATTGGCCACATTTTGAGCAATATGAAACCACCATGCGCTATATTGCCTCTTTTTTGGGCTTGCCAATTTTACCGAGCCTGCCGAATGATCAAGTGCAACAGCAGCGCGATCTTGATGTGGGTGAAATTGCCCAGTTTCTCTCGAATACTGAGTTGGGCCAAGATTTGAGTGAATCGCAGCGCTTACGGGTGGCGGGCTTGTGTCATCAACATCATTTTGCCCCGCAAGATGTGCTGGCACTCGAAGATTCGAGCGGCGATGAGTTGTTTATTGTGCAAGATGGCCAAGTTGATGTCTTGGTGCGAATCAGCAATGAGCTTGGCATCGAGGAAGCACGGCGGGTCAATGTGCTGATGGCGGGTCAAATCGCTGGCGAAATGGCCTTGATTCAGGGCAAAGGTGGCCGACGTACCGCCGATTTACGCGCTGGCAAATCGGGCGCAACCGTGCTTTCGATCGATAGTCGTTATCTATTTGCCTTGTTTGAAGATGATGCCTCACTAGGCCTGAAGCTGATGCAAAATCTGGCTCGCTCGTTGGTGCAACGTTTGCGGGTGCAAAATTGGCAATTACAATTAGCCGAACAACGCGCCGAAGTCCATCGCTAAATAAGCACAAAATCATGACTTTTAGCCTGAACGCTACTGTTTTACCAGTGGCGTTTTTCGTGTACCATTTGCCATGAACCACAAATTGTAGGGTGCTGTCTATGAATCGTCAACGAATGATTGGGCTGGGTGGCCTGTTTGGGATAGGAATATTGATCTTAATCCTGCCAAACAGCCGTTTTTGGTTTGCGGCGCTGGTTTGTGCACTGGCTCCAGGCTACTTGCTCGAGCGCTGGCTGGATTTGGATTTAGCGCCATTGGTGCGGCCAAGCCTGTGGATTGGGCTGAGCTTGGCAGTTTGGCCGTTGGGCTATTTATGGCTGACCACGCTTGGTTTAGCTCTGAGCACTGGCATGATCACGTTGATTGCCTTTGGTTTAATGTCGGGTGTGGTTTGGCGTTTATGGCGTGAAACTGCTCAGCCGTGGTTTTTACCAGCGCCCTTGCCGATTCTGGGCTTGGCATTATTAATTATCGGTTTGACGATTAGCACCCGCATCGAACACATCAGCAATCTGGCTTTTCCACCGTGGGTCGATTCGCTGCACCATGCCACAATTATGCGGGTGATTGCTGAAAGCGGCCAAGTACCTTACTCGTTGCGCCCTTACATGCCAGTTGATAATTTTGGCTATCACTGGGGCTTTCACGCCACCGCAGCCACCATCTACAATCTGAGTGGCATGAGCATTCCTCAATTTATGTTGTGGTATGGTCAATTTTTGGGTGTCTTGGTGGTGATATCGGTTGGTAGTGCCACGATTGGTCTCACCAAAAGCCCAATTGCTGGCCTAGCTGCCGCCACCATGACTGGCTTTATCTCGATTATGCCAGCTTATTACCTGAGTTGGGGACGTTACACCTTGCTTTCGGGCTTGGCGATGGTTCCGGTGGTGCTACTGTTGGCGTGGGTTGCGCTTGATCGCCCCGATCGCAAAGGCCTTATTTTGCTAACGATCGTGGTTGGTGGGCTATTGCCAACCCACTTTGTGGCGGCTGGCTGTGCCTTGCTCTGGTGTGTGGCGGTTTGGTTGGGTCGCGATGTTTGGACTGAGCAGCGTTGGCAAATCTTGGGCAAGCAAGCGGCGGCAGTTGGTATGGCAATTTTGTTGATGTCTCCATGGTTGGCCTTATTAATTCGTGAAATTCAGCCTGCTGGCAGTGGCACGCCCAAACAATTGGTTGGTGGCGGCTACAATACGTTTGAAGCGGCCAAAGGCTTATATTTTACATGGAATAATGTCTGGCTCCTGCGAGTAAGCATGCTGGCGGCACTGGTTGGCTTTTGGCGACAATGGCGTTTAGTGCTAATCAGCTTTTTATGGGCTGGCCTTGTGATGTTATTTGCTAATCCAGTGGTGATTGGCTTGCCTTATCTTTCGTTTTTCAACAACAATATTGTGGCCTTGGCGATCTTTTTGCCGATTAGTTTATGGCTCGCGTTGGGGGTTGCTTCGCTCGATCAAGGGCTGAGCCAGTATCTCTCGCTTGGATTTGCCCGTAGTTGGCGGGCGATACGGACAATTATTTTGGCCTTGACGATTGTGATTTCAGCGGCAAAATTGCATGGTGTGACCAACGATGGCACAATTATCGCCAAAGCCGATGATTTAACTGCCCTGAATTGGATTGTGCAGCGTATCCCCAAAAATGCCCGTTTTGCGATTAACACCGAGGGTTGGCTGTATAACGTGGCCCGTGGCAGCGATGGTGGCTGGTGGATTTTGCCCTATGTTGGCTTGCAGGTGAGTACACCGCCAGTTGTTTACAACCAAGGCACGCCTGAATATATCAAGGCGGTTGAGGCTGAAACCAGCTGGTTGCGCAATGCCAACGAAAAAACTGCCAGTGAATTAGCCCAGTGGATGCGTGAACATAATTATGATTACGCCTATGCTACTACCAATGGCAAAATCTTCAATCAAGCCAAATTAGCCAATGTGCCTGAATTTGAGCTGGTCTATGAAAATGCGAGTGTGGCAATTTATCTGCGGAGATAGATGGGGCTAGCGCCAAGCCTAGCCCCATCGGTGAGGCTCAGGCAGCGGGAATCGCTGAATAGGGCAAAAGATCGTAGCGTTCTTGTAAGCGGTCGATATACATCATTTGATAGAGCACCGCATCTTCAACGTGATCATGGCGTTGGCGAAGTTGTTCCAACTCCTGATGCTTGCTCGGATCGGGCGTATCGCATACGTGTTGTTCTAAATCGGCGACAGCATGTTCAAGATCGTCGAGTTCCCACACAAGATCTTGCAGTTTGCTGCGCTCATCCTTGAGTTGACGCAAAAGTTGGGTATGGGCAGCAGGCAATCGCATATGCATCGGAAAAACCTCTTGGGATAGTGAAATAGCCAGTTCGTAAAGCTAAGAAAGTGCAATAGGTTACTTAACAACCATGCTACTGCTATCATATCATGTTCCGACAAGAGACTTTGGTATGATTCGTGGGCCGACAATGGGGGATGCTGCTGCAAAGTGATGGGGGATATGTGCTTAGTCAAGCCTAAAATAACCCCAAGCCAGCGGCAAGCAGCTTGGGGTGTTAGCAAATGTTCATTGAATCTGCTTCGGAATAGCCTGAGCCACATCTTCTCTCAGCGTTGCTTATTTGACCATTTCACCTTCGCCGATGCGACCACCATAACGTCGTTCGCGATTGCCAAAATTGCTGACAGCCTCACGAAACTGATCGGGGCCAAAATCGGGCCAGAGCAGCGGAGTCATATAATATTCGCTATAGGCAGCCTGCCAAATCAAAAAGTTGCTTAGGCGTTGCTCGCCACTGGTGCGTACAATCAAATCGGGGTCGGGAATGCCCGATGTATACAAGTGACCAGCAATCATCTCGTCGCTAATATCTTCAGGATTGATCCCCTTGGCGACGATTTCGCGGACAGCGTTGACAATATCGGCGCGACCGCCATAGTTGAAGGCTACCGAGAGCGTCAAGGCTGTATTATTGGCAGTCAAGGTAATGGCATTCTGAATTTTCTTGGCGAGGGCTGAATCGACCCCATCGAGCGTGCCCAGCAAGTGCAAGCGCACCCCTTCAGCGTGCAACTCACGCAACTCACGATCAAGATATTCAGCCATAATGCGCATTAATCCGCGCACTTCCCACGATGGGCGCTTCCAATTTTCGGTTGAAAAGGCATAAATCGTGAGATAGGGAATGCCTAAGGCAATAGCCTCGCGCACGATTCGTTTGATATTTCCAGTTCCAGCATGATGCCCTGCCAGACGGGGGAGTCCACGGCCTTGTGCCCAACGGCCATTGCCATCCATTATTATTGCGACATGTCGAGGTGCGACAGTAGTTTCAAGTTGTTGTACGGTCATAGATCTAAAGACCTCATCAATTTAAGCGTTTGTCTAGCATTCGTTGTAGGGTAGCGAATATACTACCATTGTTGCAAGCACTCGCGTGCAATTTATGCGAAACTAGCCTTGATCGACGATTTTAGGCAAGCGAGGGTATTGTGATGTTGCTGAAAGGGCTTATTTTGGGGTTTTCGATTGCCGCACCAGTCGGGCCGATTGGCGTGTTGTGCATTCGACGCAGCTTAATTCATGGGCGTTTGGCGGGCTTTTTATCGGGCTTGGGAGCGGCAACTGCCGATGGTTTGTATGGCATGTTGGCGGCGTTTGGTTTGGCGGCAGCCCTCAATAATGTTGATCAAGCTTCGGGGTGGTTGCTGGGATTACGGATTATCAGCGGCCTATTTCTCGGCTATTTGGCGATTAAAACCATGTTGAGTCGTCCGGCAACCGAAGCGGCTAATGTCAAAGCTGATAATTTATGGGCGATGTATGCCTCGACGCTCTTCTTGACCTTAACCAACCCTTTGACGATTTTATCGTTTGCCACGGTATTTGCTGGCTTGGGAATCACGGCCTATGGCTGGGATAGCGTCTGGTTGGTAGTGGGCGTGACCACGGGTTCGGCTTTATGGTGGTTGCTCTTGAGTGGCGGCGTGAGCTTGTTGCGTGAGCGGGTGCAAGCCTATAGCATTTGGATTAATCGAATTTCTGGCCTGATTATTTTGGGCTTTGCGCTTGCGGTATTGTTGGGATGATGCTTAAATCAAAAGCGGGTGTTGGCGCAAGCCAACACCCACAATTTCAAAAGCTATTGTTTACCCATTTTTGCTTTCAGAGCGGCCAATTCATCTTCGACAGCAGTATCGCGTTCGAGGTCGGCAAAGCGAGTTTCGAGCGAACTACCTTCAAGCTTTGACATAGCATCGGCTTGAGCCAAGCGATCATCGACCCGTTCTTCCATTTGGGATAATTTATCCATGGCATTGAGGTTGCCCAAGCCTTGAACTGTGCGTTGAATCGCTTCTTGAGTTTCGGCGCGATTCTTCTTGGCGATAATCAATTCTTTCTTGGCTTTGGCTTCTGACAAGCGTGATTCAAGACTGACCAAGGCTTTTTGGAGTTGCTCAACTTGTTCGTCTTGTTGTTCGTATTGTTGGCGATAGGTATCAGCCATTTTTTGAGCATTGGCTTTGCGGCCTAAGGCAGCTTTGGCCAATTCATCGTCACTTGCGCGAACCGCAGCTTCAGCCTTGGATTGCCATTGATCAGCTTCGGTTTGGAATGTCACCATTTTGTTGTGCAATTTGGTTTCATCGGCCATGGCGGATGCAACAGCGGTTTTGGCTTCGTACAGTTGTTCTTGCAATTGCCGCATGTACTCGTTGACCATTTTTTCAGGGTCTTCGGCCTTATCCAACATCGCATTGAGATTAGCGCTAACCAGGTCGCGAACACGGCTCAACAACGACATAGGAATTCCTCCTTAGCTAAACACAAAGACTGTGTGAACTTCATTCTAGCACACCGCGCTGGCGGTTCTCAAGTGGTACGAGCGCTTTTCCAAAAAGTTACAAAGGCTTTTTGGATGGTGTGCCAACCGTGCGTGGATAGGTCAATGGGGTTGAAGCTACTTTGTCTACGACAACAAGTGAACGGACAGGTTCAGCTGGAATGGTGACGTTATAGACCGCCCGTAATTGACCTCCAAGAATGGTTATGGCCTGCTCGGCATCTTGCACTTCTGGCTCAATGTCAAAACCTTTAGGTGCAAGCCACATGCCACCAACTTTACACAAGGGCAAACAGTATTCGGCGAGGGTCGCTAAATTGGCGACAGCCCGAGCAGTAACCAGCGCAAAATGCTCGCGCCAGCGCCGTTCGCGGCCCACAACCTCGGCCCGTTCGACCTCAACCAAGACCCGCTCAAGCTGTAATTCTTGAGCCACATGGCGCAAAAATTCGGCCTTCTTGCCGATCGATTCGATCAGTAAAACTTCGGTCTCGGGCCATAAAATCGCTAAAGGAATACCTGGTAAGCCCGCGCCTGAGCCAATATCGGCCAAACTGGCGGGAGCTTGCTCGCAGGTCGTCGCTAACGAAAACGAATCCAACAGATGGCGGCGGGTTGCTTCGGGCAAGGTCGAGGGCGCAACTAAATTCATGCGCTCACTCCATTGCGTTAGCAACGCCACATACTGCTCCAAGCGGTCGATTTGGCTCGTGGTCAGGGTTAGTTGCCACTCAGCCAGGGTGGTTTGCAATAGTTCACGATCGATCATTTTTGTTTTGATAACCTATAGTGCATTTCAGCTTGCTCATATAAGCCTAGATTATCATAAACCCGCCCAATTGCTGCATGTAATTGTTGCGGACGGCGACTGGTTGGCAAGGCTGCCTTCCATTGTTTAACCGCAGCAGCTGGAAAATCGCGGTCGCTATACATTTGAGCGAGCCGTTCACGATCAAGCTTGCGTTCGGGTGTAAGAAAATTCTCGAAGGAATGACCACACTCGCAGATCCAGTGTTCACGCACATCAATCACATGACCACAATTGGGGCAATCGAAGGTTTGCTCAGTGCCACAGTTGCTACATTCACCAGTGCTTTGGGTCGGCGTGCCACAAAATGCGCAGGGAGCTTCGAGATTTTGCGGTGGCTTGGGCACATTCGTTGGAATATTGCCAAGCACTGGAGCTGGCTCAGATGCTACTTCAGCGACCATCGGGGCAAAACCAAAGCCAGCCATTGGCTGATCAAGCTCGATTGGCACTGGCTCGAACATAGCCGCAGGTGGCTCGTCGAAACTAGTTAAGCTGCTGGCAGGTGCTGCTGGCGCTGGTGTTGGGGCGACTGGTGGCGGCGCTGGTGGTGCTGGTGGCGGTTTATGTGGCTCGAAGGTCGAAAGAAAATCGGCAGCCTCGCTTTGGGCTAATTCTTCTAGCCCGCGCCGCGCCGCAGTATTATCAGGATTAATAGAAAGCACAAGTTGTAAGCAGTCGCGCTTTTGGGTGCGAGTTTCAACGACTCCACTGAGCCAAAGCCAAGCGGATTCGTTTTTGGAATCGGTAAGGAGTACTTTTTGGAGATGCTGGCGAGCTAGCTCACGCTGGCCTGCTCGCACAGCGGCGATGCCTTTGGCAAGTTCATCATCGATTGTCATAACGGTAATCCATCGCTAATAAAGACATTCATTGGCTATTTTTAAGGATACACCGATTTTGACATAGATTTGGCTTGTTGCAAATAAAGATTGGCTAAGGAATTAGGATTGAGCCACTTGGCGGTGGAACTCGGCTTCTTGGTTGCGACCAATCTTATCGTAGGCTTGG
This genomic interval from Herpetosiphon gulosus contains the following:
- a CDS encoding DUF4406 domain-containing protein; amino-acid sequence: MADHAALMILIAGPYRSGTGDDPAKIAANVHLMESYVLPLFNAGHLPVLGEWLALPMVDLAGSKRIGDEIFNAIFHPIAERLVIRCDAVLRVGGPSAGADQMLELAKAHGRQCFERLQDIPGCSELIDPQEY
- a CDS encoding class I SAM-dependent methyltransferase, whose amino-acid sequence is MSANSEWPELNAQSNAVWETNAEHWDSAMGQDGNRFHLQLVRPAMLSLLELQTAQRVLDIGCGNGLFARHLAELGATVLAVDASTSLIERAKQYPSPAMLEYQVVDATDFAQLLALGAASFDALVSTMVLMDLPTIEPLFQAAAKLLKSQGRFVLATVHPCFQTPQSRKIVEQFENAQGEVETHARLQIGSYLTPTVHQGVGVAGQPVAQFNFHRSLTSLLGVAFAAGFVLDGLLEPSYPPTTASTHPFSWANFSEIPPVLVLRLRLR
- a CDS encoding HAD-IA family hydrolase, which codes for MLRFPVVCFDVGFTLLDERVDAHDLIGEVLQELGLQVEPSLIRDARKATNRWYHQRYHSLDNNDWSSDATIRTLWLEFYQHLFDQIDPTLDHALLGDRLIAHYEQPENWVPFNDVRETLDSLQAKGIRIGIVSDWASSLRPILTYNKLLPYFDFAVISADAGYAKPMTDLYQLAIKRSGVAADQIIHIGDSYYADVLGARAVGMQAALIDRHKRIPKADCPILHDLRDLLQLV
- a CDS encoding alpha/beta fold hydrolase; the encoded protein is MSTYVIDGQELHIRDNRRNAPVALLIHGWSSSWFTWTPLLQALGTRYSYMAVDLPGYGRSPAPKHPITIDWYADLMAKLIEEASDRPVVVLGHSMGGQIAMTLALRHPMLVERLILLNPVVSGRLSTFINLFVAPHILLERTRLGGKILSYLENTPLSYINQLMKPILFAERAAISQQDYDRIRADARRPGQGRVRAACYEAMKMGDLRGKLKQIQPPAQVIWGAEDNTVPLRDAGAVADEWPQADLRLIPNAGHWPHFEQYETTMRYIASFLGLPILPSLPNDQVQQQRDLDVGEIAQFLSNTELGQDLSESQRLRVAGLCHQHHFAPQDVLALEDSSGDELFIVQDGQVDVLVRISNELGIEEARRVNVLMAGQIAGEMALIQGKGGRRTADLRAGKSGATVLSIDSRYLFALFEDDASLGLKLMQNLARSLVQRLRVQNWQLQLAEQRAEVHR
- a CDS encoding isoprenyl transferase yields the protein MTVQQLETTVAPRHVAIIMDGNGRWAQGRGLPRLAGHHAGTGNIKRIVREAIALGIPYLTIYAFSTENWKRPSWEVRGLMRIMAEYLDRELRELHAEGVRLHLLGTLDGVDSALAKKIQNAITLTANNTALTLSVAFNYGGRADIVNAVREIVAKGINPEDISDEMIAGHLYTSGIPDPDLIVRTSGEQRLSNFLIWQAAYSEYYMTPLLWPDFGPDQFREAVSNFGNRERRYGGRIGEGEMVK
- a CDS encoding LysE family transporter, which gives rise to MLLKGLILGFSIAAPVGPIGVLCIRRSLIHGRLAGFLSGLGAATADGLYGMLAAFGLAAALNNVDQASGWLLGLRIISGLFLGYLAIKTMLSRPATEAANVKADNLWAMYASTLFLTLTNPLTILSFATVFAGLGITAYGWDSVWLVVGVTTGSALWWLLLSGGVSLLRERVQAYSIWINRISGLIILGFALAVLLG
- a CDS encoding PspA/IM30 family protein, which translates into the protein MSLLSRVRDLVSANLNAMLDKAEDPEKMVNEYMRQLQEQLYEAKTAVASAMADETKLHNKMVTFQTEADQWQSKAEAAVRASDDELAKAALGRKANAQKMADTYRQQYEQQDEQVEQLQKALVSLESRLSEAKAKKELIIAKKNRAETQEAIQRTVQGLGNLNAMDKLSQMEERVDDRLAQADAMSKLEGSSLETRFADLERDTAVEDELAALKAKMGKQ
- the rsmG gene encoding 16S rRNA (guanine(527)-N(7))-methyltransferase RsmG, translating into MIDRELLQTTLAEWQLTLTTSQIDRLEQYVALLTQWSERMNLVAPSTLPEATRRHLLDSFSLATTCEQAPASLADIGSGAGLPGIPLAILWPETEVLLIESIGKKAEFLRHVAQELQLERVLVEVERAEVVGRERRWREHFALVTARAVANLATLAEYCLPLCKVGGMWLAPKGFDIEPEVQDAEQAITILGGQLRAVYNVTIPAEPVRSLVVVDKVASTPLTYPRTVGTPSKKPL